The Candidatus Polarisedimenticolaceae bacterium nucleotide sequence GTGCGGCCGATCTCGACCCGGACCTTCGGCATCTTCTGGCGGGAGTAGCCGGGCATGAAGATGTCGAGGACGTAGTCGCCGCCCGCGCGCAACACCGGGAACAGCGCCGTCCCCGTCGCGTCGGTCTGGATCGCGGTGTTGGGGACGAGCTGGCTCGGGCTGCTGATCGTGACCACGACTCCGGGCATCGGGGTCTTGTCGGAGCCGTCGATCACGACGACCTTGAGCCCCCCGGTCCCCGACTGTGCGAACGCCGAGACGACGGCACCCAAGGCCACCACGGCGGCGGCAGCGATACGACGCAAGCTCATGACCCTCCTCCCAGCGGACGCGACGCTCGTGGGATTCCCCCGACGCGGGTGAACGGCTGTGGCCCCGGACGACGCGGACGGCCAGCGGGCCTTCCGGGCCGCCCCCCACGGGGCGCGCGACTATGTACCACCGCCCCTCCGCACCGTCAACCGAAGCGATGGCGATGTATTTGTATGCCGAGCGTGGCTTCCGGTGAGGTCGTGGTTGTCGGCAGGCGCTGCATCCGCTCCGCAGCCGCGCCGATCGCCGCGATCACCCCGAGGCGTGGATGCCGAGTCGCTTGATCTTCTCGTTGAGCGTCGTCGGCTTGAGGCCGAGCAGCTCGGCCGCCTGCTTCTGGACGCCTCCCGTCCGGCGCAGGGCGGCCTCGATGAGCTGCCGCTCGTACCGGCTCACCGCGTCGTAGAACGCGAGGCCTTCGGGGAGCTGCGCGGCCTCGGGGAGAGCGACGCGCTCCAGGACGTCCCGCGGCAGGACGTCGAGCCCGATCTCGGCCCCGCGGGCGAGGACCACCCCGCGCTCGAGGACGTTCTCGAGCTCCCGGACGTTTCCGGGCCAGGCGTACGCCATCAGCCGTTCCATCGCCTCCGGCGCGACGCGCTCGACGTCCTTGCCGTTCTCCTCGCGGAACTTCGCGAGGAAATGCTCGACGAGGACGGGGAGGTCCTCCATGCGACGGCGAAGCGGCGGGAGGGTGATCGAGATGACGTTCAGGCGGTAGTAGAGATCTTCGCGGAATCGGCCCTGGTCGACCAGGGTCCGAAGGTCCTCGTTCGTCGCGGCGAGGATCCGCACGTCGACGACCCGGCTTTCCAGGGCGCCGAGCGGAAGGAACTCCTTCTCCTGGATCACCCTCAGGAGCTTCACCTGCATCTCCGGGGTGATCGTGCTGACCTCGTCGAAGAGGACGGTCCCGCCGTCGGCGACCTCGAGCAATCCCTGCTTCGCCGCGTTGGCGCCCGTGAACGCCCCCCGCATGTGGCCGAAAAGGTTGTCCTCGAGCAGGTCGTTGGGGATGCTGTGGCAGTTGACGACCACGAACGGGCGGTTCGTGCGTGGGCTGCGCCTGTGGATCGCCTGCGCGACGAGCTCCTTGCCGGTTCCGCTGTCCCCCTGAATCAGGACGGTGGCACGGCTGGGCGCCACCTGCTCGATGAGCCGGTAGACCTCCTGCATCGCGCGCGATTTTCCGACGATCTTCTCGAACTTGAAGCGGCTCTCGAGGGCGCGCCGCAGATCCTTGTTCTCCTCGCGCAGGCGGGTGGTCTGCACCGCCTGGCCGACGAGATGGCGGACATCCTCGTTCTTGAAGG carries:
- a CDS encoding sigma-54 dependent transcriptional regulator, with product MTTTSSPSGAGRVLVIDDEPIVVDVLRTLLAREGYKVVSAPDAASGRAEIESGGPWDAVLLDVMLPDADGLHVLRWIREASPDTAVVMITAYGTVENAVQAMKAGAFHYLTKPFKNEDVRHLVGQAVQTTRLREENKDLRRALESRFKFEKIVGKSRAMQEVYRLIEQVAPSRATVLIQGDSGTGKELVAQAIHRRSPRTNRPFVVVNCHSIPNDLLEDNLFGHMRGAFTGANAAKQGLLEVADGGTVLFDEVSTITPEMQVKLLRVIQEKEFLPLGALESRVVDVRILAATNEDLRTLVDQGRFREDLYYRLNVISITLPPLRRRMEDLPVLVEHFLAKFREENGKDVERVAPEAMERLMAYAWPGNVRELENVLERGVVLARGAEIGLDVLPRDVLERVALPEAAQLPEGLAFYDAVSRYERQLIEAALRRTGGVQKQAAELLGLKPTTLNEKIKRLGIHASG